A stretch of the Pseudoalteromonas phenolica genome encodes the following:
- the asd gene encoding aspartate-semialdehyde dehydrogenase, which produces MNKVGLVGWRGMVGSVLMERMQQENDFDNIEAYFFTTSQTGQLGPDIAGTPKPLLDASDVTALSQMDIIISCQGGDYTKSVYPHLRESGWTGYWIDAASALRMESDSIIVLDPVNNDVIKQGLEQGVKTFVGGNCTVSLMLLALGGLFERDLVEWVSPMTYQAASGAGARNMRELITQMGEINSEVKSLLDDPSSAILEIDKLVAEKIKSDSLPKDQFGVPLAGSLIPWIDVPMGSGQSKEEWKAQVEANKILGSSRSPIPIDGLCVRVGAMRCHSQAMTIKLREDLSVEEIESILATHNEWVRVIPNDRDITAEELTPVKVTGTLDIPVGRIRKLTMGPKYISAFTVGDQLLWGAAEPLRRMLRIIID; this is translated from the coding sequence ATGAATAAAGTAGGACTCGTTGGTTGGCGTGGTATGGTTGGCTCCGTCTTAATGGAGCGTATGCAGCAAGAGAATGATTTTGATAATATAGAAGCGTATTTTTTTACAACTTCTCAAACTGGTCAATTAGGACCTGATATTGCTGGCACACCTAAACCTTTGCTTGATGCAAGTGACGTGACTGCTTTGTCCCAAATGGACATTATTATTTCTTGCCAAGGTGGTGATTATACAAAATCAGTTTATCCACATTTGAGAGAGTCGGGTTGGACTGGTTATTGGATTGATGCAGCTTCTGCACTTCGAATGGAAAGCGACAGTATAATTGTTTTAGACCCGGTGAATAACGATGTTATCAAGCAGGGGCTAGAGCAGGGTGTTAAAACGTTTGTTGGTGGAAACTGTACCGTATCATTAATGTTATTAGCTCTAGGCGGTCTATTTGAACGAGATTTAGTAGAGTGGGTTTCTCCAATGACTTACCAAGCTGCATCCGGTGCTGGCGCCCGCAATATGCGAGAGCTGATCACACAAATGGGTGAAATTAATTCGGAAGTTAAATCACTGTTAGATGATCCAAGCTCTGCAATACTCGAAATAGATAAACTCGTCGCAGAGAAAATTAAATCGGATTCTCTTCCTAAAGACCAATTCGGTGTGCCGTTAGCTGGAAGCTTAATTCCTTGGATTGATGTACCAATGGGATCTGGTCAGTCAAAAGAAGAGTGGAAAGCACAAGTAGAAGCAAACAAAATACTAGGGTCTAGTCGCTCACCAATTCCAATTGATGGTTTATGTGTAAGAGTTGGTGCAATGCGTTGTCATTCTCAAGCAATGACCATTAAGTTAAGAGAAGACTTGAGCGTCGAAGAGATCGAAAGTATTCTTGCTACTCATAATGAATGGGTACGTGTTATTCCAAATGATAGAGATATTACAGCAGAAGAATTAACACCTGTAAAAGTAACAGGTACTTTAGATATACCCGTTGGTCGTATTAGAAAATTAACGATGGGTCCGAAATATATTAGTGCATTTACTGTGGGTGATCAGCTACTTTGGGGAGCAGCTGAGCCATTAAGAAGGATGTTAAGAATTATTATAGATTAA
- a CDS encoding DUF4240 domain-containing protein yields the protein MNEQSFWEILDKVKQSPEDSNEVLKSILANSSSKDIEDFDAIYTEKLKNLWHWNNWAVAYIICGCNTEYDFLDFCNWCLLQGKEFNIKLSNKPDELFDYNYPIKDHLPYPYVDELDLVPGLLFEEITGQELPYHQVVNFQPKGKRFKDKPKSLKENYPNLFNKFWKKN from the coding sequence ATGAATGAACAAAGCTTTTGGGAAATTTTAGATAAAGTAAAACAATCTCCAGAGGATTCAAATGAAGTCCTAAAATCTATTTTAGCTAATTCTTCAAGTAAAGATATTGAAGATTTTGATGCAATTTATACAGAAAAACTTAAAAATCTTTGGCATTGGAATAACTGGGCAGTTGCATATATTATATGTGGCTGTAATACAGAGTATGATTTCTTGGACTTTTGTAATTGGTGCTTATTACAAGGAAAAGAGTTTAATATAAAACTAAGTAATAAACCCGATGAACTCTTCGATTATAATTATCCAATTAAAGACCATTTACCTTATCCGTATGTTGATGAATTAGATTTAGTACCAGGTCTGTTGTTCGAAGAAATTACAGGTCAAGAATTACCATACCATCAAGTAGTTAACTTTCAACCAAAGGGAAAAAGGTTTAAAGACAAACCTAAATCCCTCAAAGAAAACTATCCAAATCTATTTAATAAATTTTGGAAAAAGAATTAA
- a CDS encoding tyrosine-type recombinase/integrase has translation MIFPLVDTVKQLRYMIAHVEDATLKTEYPELESQLAVLNSKHDFINSDYEFLLKFLYVYGRKSEATFNRFRNEIERFYLWSWHFTKSSVFNLKREDIEAYVDFMVKPEKTWSTNSVQWRFKDKNGVKCINEKWRPFIEKDNGVSQQTLAAMFTALNVFYKFAQLEEKSAFNYVPVVKKNSPYLVVQSQINMPDTLSDLQWEYVFGVTKDKCEIEPKFERNLFTLACLKGLYLRISELSDRPQWSPVMSHFWQDSDNYWFLRVMGKGNKLRDVTLSEEFLEYLKRYRIHRGFEALPRADDPSPILHKLRGQGGMNVRQIRRIVQESFDLAIEKLEKDGFEDESEQLKAATSHWLRHTGATHDAKHRPLKHLSEDLGHSKIATTDQIYIQTNVSDRAKSGSKRTL, from the coding sequence ATGATTTTCCCGTTAGTCGATACTGTTAAGCAATTAAGATATATGATTGCGCATGTTGAAGATGCTACCCTTAAAACTGAATATCCTGAATTAGAGTCTCAACTTGCAGTTTTAAACTCTAAACATGACTTTATAAATTCAGATTATGAATTTTTATTAAAGTTTTTATATGTTTATGGTAGAAAATCTGAAGCAACATTTAATCGTTTTCGAAATGAAATTGAACGATTCTATCTATGGTCTTGGCATTTTACAAAATCATCAGTTTTCAATTTAAAGCGCGAAGACATAGAGGCTTACGTTGATTTTATGGTAAAGCCTGAAAAAACTTGGTCTACAAATTCTGTACAATGGCGCTTTAAAGACAAAAACGGCGTAAAATGCATTAATGAAAAATGGCGCCCTTTTATAGAAAAAGATAACGGTGTCAGTCAACAAACGCTTGCAGCTATGTTTACTGCGCTAAATGTATTCTATAAATTTGCACAATTAGAAGAAAAATCAGCTTTTAACTATGTGCCTGTAGTGAAAAAAAATTCTCCATATCTAGTTGTGCAATCACAAATCAATATGCCGGATACACTTAGTGACCTTCAATGGGAATATGTCTTTGGTGTTACAAAAGACAAATGTGAAATAGAGCCGAAATTTGAAAGGAATTTATTCACCTTAGCTTGTTTGAAAGGTTTATATCTTAGAATTTCAGAATTATCAGATAGGCCTCAGTGGTCACCAGTTATGAGTCATTTTTGGCAAGATTCTGATAATTATTGGTTCTTGCGTGTTATGGGTAAAGGTAACAAACTTAGGGATGTTACGCTGAGCGAAGAGTTTTTAGAGTATTTGAAAAGATATCGTATTCATAGAGGATTCGAAGCTTTACCTCGAGCAGATGACCCATCCCCTATCCTTCATAAATTACGTGGTCAAGGTGGGATGAACGTCAGGCAGATCCGGAGAATTGTCCAAGAAAGCTTTGATCTTGCGATAGAAAAACTAGAAAAAGATGGTTTTGAAGATGAATCAGAACAACTTAAAGCAGCTACTTCACATTGGCTTCGTCATACAGGTGCAACGCATGATGCAAAACATCGACCACTGAAACACCTTTCTGAAGATCTTGGTCATTCAAAAATTGCTACGACAGATCAAATATACATACAAACAAATGTGTCAGACCGTGCTAAATCAGGTTCAAAAAGGACATTGTAA
- a CDS encoding FAD-binding and (Fe-S)-binding domain-containing protein, with translation MIAQISQQDNASELINNYIDKLKSSGFTGDLDTSYATRIVNSTDNSIYQEVPQAVVFPKSNKDIQIALQTANQDPFLSLTFGPRGGGTGTNGQSLTPGIILDLSRHMREIIEINEEEKWVKVQAGVIKDQLNDFLRPYGYFFAPDLSTSNRATIGGMINTDASGQGSLVYGKTSDHVLGLKSFLVDGTELNTSKITKEQAEILAEQQTNTSPVYKQVLTSCENNRELILQKFPRLNRFLTGYDLENVFNNELTTFDLSRVITGSEGSLAVVTEAKLNITPIAPFKTLINIKYDSFDSALRNSPFLVDAEATSVETVDSKVLNLAKEDIIWHSVSDLIQDVPGQDMLGLNMVEFNGETANEMDDKINNLCHKLDALIEKKQAGVIGYQLTTDKSEILKIYAMRKKAVGLLGNTKGKQKPLAFAEDTAVPPENLADFISEFRTLLDSHNLHYGMFGHVDAGVLHVRPALDMCDPEQEKLLRKISDQVVSLTAKYNGLMWGEHGKGYRSEYGPEFFGDELFNELRKIKAVFDKNNRLNPGKICTPIESKDSLVSVDGQKRSWFDRKIDVTVKDSFDNAMNCNGNGLCFNYDDDTPMCPSYKVTKDRRHSPKGRASLFREWLRLQEEQGVNLLEVEKQLINKESDITWWERYRNSGSNNYDFNHEVKEAMDECLACKACSSACPIKVDVPTFRSRFLNFYHSIYLRPAKDLLVGNVEATAPLMAKFPRLNNFIVNNFPGKQFINNIIGYVDTPNLSVPSISERIKTENKFDLEKINSLSESERRNSVLIVQDPFTSFYEAELVDATIKLIEALGKNVYVLPFIPNGKPQHVKGFLKQFKTTAKNSSQFLNQVAELNIPMIGLDASLVMVYRDEYKTILNSEDRGNFEVKLAHELFESFDFSNIKITNSSSLTLLSHCTETTAMPSASKIWKDIFSQLGLDLNTPTTGCCGMAGTYGHEKQNFEKSKLLYEASWKKKIENEHIETVLSTGFSCRSQVKRFEGKKPLHPIEFIASKL, from the coding sequence ATGATTGCTCAAATTTCTCAACAAGATAACGCAAGTGAATTAATCAATAACTATATAGATAAGCTTAAAAGTTCAGGCTTTACTGGTGATCTTGATACCAGTTATGCGACACGTATTGTTAATTCAACTGATAACAGTATTTATCAAGAAGTCCCTCAAGCTGTCGTTTTCCCTAAATCAAATAAAGATATTCAAATTGCACTTCAAACAGCCAACCAAGATCCTTTTTTGTCTTTAACTTTTGGACCAAGAGGTGGAGGCACTGGCACTAATGGGCAGTCACTTACTCCCGGTATCATTCTAGATTTATCACGACATATGCGTGAAATTATAGAAATAAATGAAGAAGAAAAATGGGTCAAAGTTCAAGCGGGTGTCATTAAAGATCAGCTAAATGATTTTTTAAGACCTTATGGATACTTCTTCGCCCCAGATTTATCAACGAGTAATAGAGCAACAATTGGCGGGATGATAAATACCGATGCTTCTGGCCAAGGTTCGTTGGTATATGGAAAAACCAGTGATCATGTTTTAGGTTTAAAATCATTCTTGGTTGATGGTACAGAACTAAATACAAGTAAAATTACGAAAGAACAGGCTGAGATACTAGCAGAGCAGCAGACAAATACTTCCCCTGTTTATAAGCAAGTACTTACTTCTTGTGAAAATAATAGAGAGTTAATCCTTCAAAAATTTCCCAGACTAAATAGATTTTTGACTGGTTACGATTTAGAAAATGTATTCAATAATGAATTAACAACATTCGATTTATCAAGAGTTATAACTGGAAGTGAGGGCTCACTTGCTGTTGTAACTGAGGCAAAACTAAATATAACACCCATTGCTCCATTTAAAACTCTAATAAATATAAAATATGACAGCTTTGATTCAGCATTACGAAATTCTCCATTTTTAGTAGATGCAGAAGCAACATCCGTAGAAACAGTAGATAGCAAAGTTCTTAATCTAGCAAAAGAAGATATTATCTGGCATTCGGTTTCAGATCTTATTCAAGATGTACCTGGCCAAGACATGTTAGGTTTAAACATGGTTGAATTCAATGGAGAGACAGCTAATGAAATGGATGACAAAATTAATAATCTTTGTCATAAGCTGGACGCGCTAATCGAAAAAAAACAAGCAGGTGTTATTGGTTATCAACTGACAACCGATAAATCCGAAATTCTAAAAATTTACGCAATGCGAAAAAAAGCAGTAGGTTTGCTTGGAAATACAAAAGGAAAACAAAAGCCGCTCGCTTTTGCTGAAGATACAGCAGTTCCGCCTGAAAATTTAGCAGACTTTATTTCTGAATTTAGAACATTACTTGATAGCCATAATCTACATTACGGTATGTTTGGTCATGTAGATGCAGGAGTTTTGCATGTTAGACCAGCACTCGATATGTGCGATCCAGAACAAGAAAAGTTACTCAGAAAGATTTCTGATCAAGTCGTTTCGCTTACTGCAAAATACAATGGATTGATGTGGGGCGAGCATGGTAAGGGCTATCGCAGTGAATATGGCCCAGAGTTTTTTGGTGATGAACTGTTTAACGAACTTAGAAAGATAAAAGCAGTTTTTGATAAAAATAATAGACTAAATCCTGGAAAAATTTGTACGCCAATAGAAAGTAAAGACTCACTTGTTTCAGTTGATGGACAAAAAAGAAGTTGGTTTGACCGTAAAATAGATGTCACCGTAAAAGACAGTTTTGACAATGCAATGAATTGTAATGGTAATGGACTTTGTTTTAATTATGATGATGACACACCAATGTGCCCATCTTATAAAGTTACAAAAGATAGAAGACATTCACCTAAAGGAAGAGCATCATTATTTAGAGAATGGCTAAGACTTCAAGAAGAGCAGGGCGTTAATCTACTCGAAGTTGAAAAACAATTAATTAATAAAGAAAGTGATATTACCTGGTGGGAAAGATATCGAAATTCTGGTTCGAATAATTACGACTTTAACCATGAAGTCAAAGAAGCGATGGATGAATGCTTGGCTTGTAAAGCATGTTCTTCAGCATGCCCAATCAAAGTAGATGTTCCTACATTTAGATCACGATTCTTAAATTTTTATCACAGTATTTATTTACGACCAGCTAAAGATTTACTTGTAGGAAATGTAGAAGCAACAGCGCCACTTATGGCTAAATTTCCTAGATTGAATAATTTTATTGTAAATAATTTCCCAGGAAAGCAATTTATAAATAATATTATTGGATACGTAGATACACCTAATTTAAGTGTTCCTTCAATATCTGAACGTATAAAAACAGAAAACAAATTTGATTTAGAAAAAATTAATTCACTTTCTGAATCTGAAAGAAGAAATTCAGTTTTAATCGTGCAAGATCCATTTACTAGTTTCTATGAAGCAGAACTTGTAGATGCAACCATAAAGCTTATCGAAGCGCTAGGTAAAAATGTTTATGTACTACCATTTATTCCAAATGGTAAGCCACAGCATGTAAAAGGTTTTCTTAAGCAATTTAAAACGACTGCGAAAAATTCAAGTCAGTTTTTGAACCAAGTGGCAGAACTAAATATTCCTATGATTGGTTTAGATGCGTCTTTAGTAATGGTATATAGAGATGAATATAAAACAATTTTAAATTCTGAAGATAGAGGTAATTTTGAAGTTAAACTTGCTCATGAATTGTTTGAATCATTTGACTTCAGCAATATCAAAATCACCAATAGTTCAAGTCTAACTTTGTTATCACACTGTACAGAGACAACTGCTATGCCTTCAGCGTCCAAAATTTGGAAAGATATTTTTTCTCAATTAGGTTTAGACTTAAATACGCCTACAACAGGTTGTTGTGGTATGGCTGGTACATATGGACACGAAAAGCAGAATTTTGAAAAATCAAAGTTATTATATGAGGCATCTTGGAAAAAGAAGATAGAGAACGAACATATTGAAACAGTTTTATCGACTGGTTTTTCTTGTCGTTCACAAGTTAAACGATTTGAAGGCAAAAAACCACTTCATCCAATTGAATTTATTGCTTCTAAACTTTAA
- a CDS encoding PGPGW domain-containing protein, which produces MKKFLTLSLGCLFVILAIIFFVVPGPSIIFGLAALMCFSFYYPKARVYLKKLQRIFRDVCYRLDKVK; this is translated from the coding sequence ATGAAGAAATTTCTTACTTTGAGTTTAGGTTGTCTATTTGTAATATTAGCAATTATCTTTTTTGTTGTGCCTGGCCCTTCAATCATATTTGGTTTGGCTGCGCTAATGTGTTTTTCTTTTTATTACCCTAAAGCAAGAGTTTATTTGAAGAAATTACAGCGTATTTTTAGAGATGTTTGCTATAGATTAGACAAAGTAAAATGA
- the ppsA gene encoding phosphoenolpyruvate synthase → MQDYVLWYQELGMQDVPRVGGKNASLGEMISNLSNAGVQVPGGFATTAEAFNEFLEQSGLNEKIHNILDTLDVDDVNTLAKVGAEIRQWIIDTPFQPELDKAIRNAYNTLHGDASADVSFAVRSSATAEDMPDASFAGQQETFLNVRGIDAVMVAIKHVFASLFNDRAISYRVHQGYDHRGVALSAGIQRMVRSDKASSGVMFSIDTESGFEDVVFVTSSYGLGEMVVQGAVNPDEFYVHKPTLAKGKPSVVRRNLGSKAIQMVYSSDESHGKQVEIVDMEPELSNRFSITDEEVQELAKQAVIIEKHYGRPMDIEWAKDGNDGKLYIVQARPETVRSNEDANVMERFQLKAQSNVIAEGRAIGHKIGSGVVRVLNSIDEMDKVQVGDVLVTDMTDPDWEPIMKRAAAIVTNRGGRTCHAAIIARELGIPAVVGCGNATDLITNNQEVTVSCAEGDTGYIYEGKLDYEVITSEIDSMPDLPMKIMMNVGNPDRAFDFAKLPHAGIGLARLEFIINRMIGIHPKALINFETQPADLQAEIKEMIAGYASPVEFYIEKLVEGIATLGSAFAPERVIVRMSDFKSNEYANLIGGQQYEPEEENPMIGFRGASRYISEDFRECFALECEAIKRVRNGMDLTNVEIMIPFVRTLEEAAQVIQLLEEHGLKRGENGLKVIMMCELPSNALLAEEFLEYFDGFSIGSNDLTQLTLGLDRDSGLIAHLFDERNPAIKKLLSMAIQTAKAKGKYVGICGQGPSDHEDFAAWLVEQGIDSVSLNPDTVLETWLYLADKLKAN, encoded by the coding sequence GTGCAAGACTACGTTCTCTGGTATCAAGAGTTAGGTATGCAAGATGTACCTCGAGTGGGTGGCAAAAATGCGTCACTTGGGGAAATGATTTCAAACCTTTCTAACGCTGGTGTTCAAGTACCAGGCGGTTTCGCTACTACCGCCGAAGCCTTTAATGAATTTTTAGAGCAATCTGGCTTAAACGAGAAAATTCACAATATTCTAGACACATTAGACGTTGATGATGTCAACACTTTAGCAAAAGTGGGCGCTGAAATTCGTCAATGGATTATCGACACACCTTTCCAACCAGAACTAGATAAAGCAATTCGCAACGCATACAACACGCTCCATGGTGATGCCTCTGCAGATGTTTCATTCGCTGTTCGTTCATCTGCTACAGCTGAAGATATGCCAGATGCTTCTTTCGCAGGCCAACAAGAAACATTTTTGAATGTACGTGGAATTGACGCAGTAATGGTCGCAATAAAACACGTATTCGCTTCTTTATTTAATGACCGCGCAATTTCTTATCGCGTGCACCAAGGTTATGACCACCGTGGCGTTGCGCTTTCAGCAGGTATACAGCGCATGGTTCGTTCAGACAAAGCATCTTCAGGTGTAATGTTCAGTATCGATACCGAATCAGGTTTTGAAGATGTTGTGTTTGTAACCTCAAGTTATGGTCTTGGTGAAATGGTTGTTCAAGGAGCTGTTAACCCTGACGAATTTTATGTTCACAAACCAACTTTGGCCAAAGGTAAACCTTCTGTAGTTAGAAGAAACCTTGGTTCTAAAGCAATTCAAATGGTTTACTCAAGTGACGAGTCACACGGTAAACAAGTTGAAATTGTAGATATGGAACCTGAACTATCAAATCGTTTTTCAATCACAGACGAAGAAGTACAAGAACTAGCAAAGCAAGCTGTAATCATTGAAAAACATTATGGCCGTCCGATGGATATCGAATGGGCTAAAGATGGTAATGACGGTAAACTTTATATCGTTCAAGCACGTCCAGAAACAGTGCGCTCGAATGAAGATGCAAACGTAATGGAGCGTTTCCAACTTAAAGCACAATCTAATGTTATTGCTGAAGGTCGTGCTATCGGTCATAAAATTGGTTCTGGTGTTGTACGCGTACTTAACTCAATCGACGAGATGGATAAAGTACAAGTTGGTGATGTATTAGTTACTGATATGACAGATCCAGATTGGGAACCAATCATGAAGCGCGCAGCTGCGATCGTCACAAACCGTGGCGGACGTACATGTCACGCAGCAATTATCGCTCGTGAACTTGGTATTCCAGCAGTAGTTGGTTGTGGTAATGCAACAGACTTAATCACAAATAATCAAGAAGTAACCGTTTCTTGTGCCGAAGGTGATACGGGTTATATCTACGAAGGCAAACTTGATTATGAAGTAATTACTTCTGAAATTGATTCTATGCCTGATTTACCAATGAAAATTATGATGAATGTTGGTAATCCAGATCGTGCGTTCGACTTTGCTAAATTACCACATGCTGGTATTGGTCTTGCGCGTTTAGAGTTTATTATCAACCGTATGATTGGTATTCACCCTAAAGCTTTAATAAACTTTGAAACTCAACCAGCTGATTTACAAGCTGAAATCAAAGAAATGATCGCTGGTTATGCTTCTCCAGTTGAATTCTATATCGAGAAGCTAGTTGAAGGTATTGCAACTTTAGGTTCAGCATTTGCACCAGAACGCGTTATTGTACGTATGTCAGACTTTAAGTCGAATGAATACGCGAACTTAATTGGCGGTCAGCAATATGAGCCAGAAGAAGAAAACCCAATGATTGGTTTCCGTGGCGCATCTCGTTATATTTCTGAAGACTTCCGCGAATGTTTTGCACTAGAATGTGAAGCAATCAAACGCGTAAGAAATGGCATGGATTTAACGAATGTTGAAATCATGATCCCATTCGTACGTACTTTAGAAGAAGCTGCACAAGTAATACAATTACTTGAAGAACATGGCTTAAAACGTGGTGAAAATGGCTTAAAAGTAATCATGATGTGTGAATTACCATCAAATGCATTACTAGCTGAAGAGTTTTTAGAATACTTCGACGGTTTCTCTATTGGTTCTAACGATTTAACTCAGTTAACATTAGGTCTTGACCGTGATTCAGGTTTAATCGCACACCTTTTCGATGAAAGAAATCCTGCAATCAAGAAACTTTTATCTATGGCTATTCAAACAGCTAAAGCGAAAGGCAAGTATGTAGGTATCTGTGGTCAAGGTCCTTCAGATCATGAAGATTTTGCTGCTTGGCTTGTTGAACAAGGGATTGATTCTGTATCTTTAAATCCTGATACAGTACTAGAAACTTGGTTGTATTTAGCTGATAAGCTTAAAGCAAATTAA
- a CDS encoding pyruvate, water dikinase regulatory protein yields the protein MRTAFYISDGTAITSEVFGHATLSLFPVEFQHKTIPFVETVNRAHEVKELINKTVSAEGEKPLVFFTFVNPELSDIILSSNAVCYDFLTLASHVLKKELKTEPVPRIHRTHSIHESSYDFRIDAVNYALANDDGANIKNYEEADIILVGVSRSGKTPTSLYLALQYGIKAANYPMTEDDLEKGNYPKCLLPFKNKLFGLTIDPERLSLIRQERMANSKYASIRQCRIEVREVEMLFKKHKTSYLNSTKHSVEEISAKIISEAGLVRRKY from the coding sequence ATGAGAACCGCTTTTTATATTTCTGATGGTACCGCCATTACTTCCGAGGTCTTTGGTCATGCAACTCTTTCTCTTTTTCCTGTTGAATTTCAACATAAAACGATTCCTTTTGTAGAAACTGTTAACCGAGCACATGAAGTAAAAGAACTGATCAATAAAACAGTTAGTGCTGAAGGTGAAAAGCCATTAGTTTTTTTCACGTTTGTAAACCCAGAATTGTCCGATATTATTTTATCTAGTAACGCTGTTTGTTATGATTTTTTAACACTGGCAAGTCATGTATTGAAGAAAGAGTTAAAAACTGAACCTGTTCCGAGAATTCACCGAACTCATTCGATTCATGAATCAAGTTACGATTTCAGAATTGATGCTGTTAACTATGCGCTTGCAAATGATGACGGTGCAAATATAAAGAATTATGAAGAAGCTGATATTATTCTTGTTGGTGTGAGTAGAAGTGGAAAAACACCTACAAGTTTGTATTTAGCACTTCAATATGGCATTAAAGCAGCAAATTACCCAATGACTGAAGACGATCTAGAAAAAGGCAATTATCCCAAATGTTTGTTACCTTTTAAAAATAAACTTTTCGGGTTAACAATTGATCCTGAGAGGTTGTCATTAATTCGACAGGAGCGAATGGCTAATTCAAAATATGCTTCAATTCGTCAATGTCGAATTGAAGTAAGAGAAGTAGAAATGTTATTTAAAAAACATAAAACATCTTACTTAAATTCGACAAAACATTCCGTTGAAGAGATATCAGCTAAAATTATATCCGAAGCTGGCTTAGTAAGGCGAAAATATTAA